From the genome of Solanum lycopersicum chromosome 12, SLM_r2.1:
ataaaaattaaaataaatcaaaaaggcCATAGAAAGATGACCATAGTTTCTAAGTTGGACGACTGGTATTCTCATAATATTACTTTGAGAATTTCATAATATCGTGATCAAACGCATGGTGATTAAATATTGGATATTTTTGTGAGTTTGTAGGGTTAACCAAATCTGTTGTAAGTGCCTGAGATTGTATCACAACGGCTTGATTTGATGAAGCAAGAAGTTTATCCAAGAAAGACCAATCACCactaaatttatcatgttgttgAGGGAAATTAAAATTAGGTGCTGATGTTGATGTTAGTCTCAATAAGTTGTGATTACTCAACGGAGGAGGGACGAGTGATGGACATGGCAGTGTTAAGTCGGGACTAAGCAATTGAGGAAGATGCATTGAACCATCAAAGGATGATTGATAGTTGTCATAGCAAGACGACGCGGTTTGCAGTTGTTGTTggatattttgttttgaagttcCACCTTTCATAGGATCTGTAAAAGATAATTGTGGCTCGTGATCTTGTTCTCCAATATCGTGTTGGAAACCCCTTGCGTAGTTCTTCTTCTTGAATACCCTACAAACAACCCACCCCTCTTCCTGCAATGGCTTCAACAATCAAATCCTTCTGTTTTAATTTATCTGATGTAGTTTGACTTAAAGAAAGAAACAGTTTTGACCTAAAAAGATCATAAACGTTTTGTCTcataataaatcatttcattaagggtaaaaatgAGTGTTAGTAACGATTAAATTGTTACCTCTACTTCAGCATTGTTGTCATCGAGTCGATATTCATGCATGATCCAATCAGTTTTTTGGCCATGAGGGGCACGTCCTGTGTAAAATACAAGAGTTTTCCTCATCCCAATTCTTTTGGAGTTGCTAAGATATATTGCTTTATCTCTCCCTGTAGCCTTCCAAAATCCAGCTGTCGTAGCTCGATTCGTTCGAGTTCCAGTAGGGTATTTCTTGTCCTTGTGActgaaaaaataccattcaTTCTGTGGACCTGATCCAATTCTACATATTTCTGCATTTTCATCAAGTCTATACAAGTTAGATTTTTAGCATATGCTTCACTTACATAATCATATTTGTTCCTTCCATAAtgtcaaattattaaattatgagATATCATTCGGATTTCGAGATTAAACCTTAGTTTTGACATGGAATCCTTGcgttttttgaaataaaatttacatatttgaaaACTATGTAAAAAGTACGAtatatcacaataattaacaatccaagatatttcaaaaataagcgTAAAACTTAGCATTGAAATGAAATGGTTTGAatctcgaaaaataaaaattgtcacATAAATTGACACTAAAGGAGTAATAAACGAACAAAAGAAGGCAATTAATGTAACCTTCCACGGTAGGTTATATTTCATAGCTTGAAAGTGGATGTAACCCTAATTTCATTGTGGTTTAGTATAATTATTTCCCTATAAATTTATACTACTACTAATTAGTGTCATAATATGGTtttgttctttaattaattaatctttagaaaaaaaataattgatgtaGATCATCGTTATAATCAAATCCTCTTTCTACTCATAAATCTACCAAGTTGctctttattgatttatttcttTGCATTTTTAGGtcatgaaaaagaagaaagttaAGTGCATgcatgaacaaataaaaaaaaatttatcataccTTTAAGATCCCATGGTTCAAGTTTGTTAAGATCCACTTCTCTAATAACATCCAAATCTATTGCTTCATACGATACTTTCTTCCttagataataataaagaagttCTTCGTCCGTTGGATGAAAACGAAACCCTGGAGGAACTGAAAGGTGCCCGTTTGTTGATCCAGACATCATCgtgtatattttttctatattacaATCGTTACAACACAAATTATTCAACCAAAAATTGCAACAAAGGAAGAACAAGTTGTGCTTAAAAACAACTAGCTAGTAGTTGTGTTATAATATACATATGACCTTATTTACTCGATAAGAAAGATCGATGAAGAACGAAGAGAAATGATACAGAAAACTATGATGTTAAGAGGAAGCAAAGATATAGGGGGGGAAAAaggagtatatatatattatgttataaatgtcaacaaaaaaatgtgatgttatgtttatgtgtgttgtgtgaattatggtatggaaatgaaaaataaaaggaagaaattATTACCAGACTTTGGAAAATGTCGTTGAATGGGAAACCTTATTCCAGATATAAGTGATGAAAATCTGCTTCAACtaatgtaaatatatttatttatatatatatttgtgtgttaTTATCTCAACATATATCCAACTTTTTTAGCCATGTACACAGTCAAAGTCAAACaccaataaaatttattttcttgtttttacaTATTACAGTTAATTCccccctttttaaaaaaaataaaataaaatcatagacCTTAGTTTTCCCACTTGACATTTACCTTTATTTATTTGAGATGTTGGcattaattttttccttattcgGGGTACtgaattcatattaaaaaaattgaaaaaattatacgGTTAAGTAAacatatactagttaattagttatcatagttatagtttagTTAATTACCACTTACAAACAATATTCAGTGATAATTACATGGGCTAGGTTTTGAgtttatataattcaaaatttgtattgtataatttgtataaGTTTTGTATAATGTAACTTTTGTatgatataatttgtataactttTGAAAGTTCagatatttgtatttatataaattcgTTATTTCGAGtttttatacatacataataattTCAATTGAATAAATATACTCGCGAATTATACAAAAGAACAGTTTAAACTGCACGTACAATCGTTAAATATGCAAACTATAGTCATGAaacataattaagtttattatattGACTATTTATAAGAATTCTCctattaaaatttcaattaaaaatcagacaccataaaaaattatttaaaagtgaCGCTCCAAACATAATTTTTTCGATACAAGATATATGGCATTAAATATTTGAGTTAGGAATGAAAACCTTCTAAACATTATTACACAATAATGGACAGGTTATCCATCGTATACGTTGTTAGTTTGGTTTATTTGTGTATggttatatattatattcacaAATCCATCTTAATTTACgtgataattttaatttgacataaaatactttaaagaagaattttaaaatttgtagtttaaaataaatcttaaatatttatgtgattataaatcatttttttaaaataaattttaaatacttatgtgaaagtaaattatttcattaagagttaaaagataattttaaaattattcgcTCCATCACGTTGAGATATTGCTTGTCTGCTTTTTTTTTACACGCCtcttaaaatattgtaaataaaaaaatatttttcaataatttatcatttagttCTTTTTAATACTCTTTATTTATTTGGCTTATCCATCAATACCAAAATTAAGAATGGaggaattttgaaaaaaaaaatacaatgttTATACTTTCAAGAAGAATTCATTTAAgggaaaatcaaaaaaataaaattaattaattaattaattaattgacatGTAATTTGAAACAAATACTTTTTGCTAATTTTACTCTAAATTATGTCTATAAgatataattttcttcattaaATGTTACTTTATTGAAGTATTTGTAGTTTTGAAGAACATTACTACCAaagataaaatgagaaaaatttcTAAGATAACAAATAATTTGAGACAGATACTATATTATAAAATCACGTTAAATAATTGATGCAATGAATCAAGTGAAATTACTTCATCTACATTGAAAAGATTAAGTAATAATTAATAGATTGTTCAtgcatgaaataaaaaatatttaaggaaagggaataaaattgatataataattagtGCCAAATTAAGGGTCAAAAAGTTGGGAACTTAATTTGAGGTATGTTTagttgattaattaaattaagaattaattaattagaggCATTGAAATACACGTGAGCACTGAATGAAAAAGAAAGCAATATCCTCAAAGTCCGCAGATCCAACAAAAAATACACAAATCAAcgtattcaattttattaaaataatcacTTTATAGAGCTGtatgtttttatataatatagtttttttctcAACAATTAATTTAGACAGAAAGGGATTCATACGCTATCTATTTGGCCTCTTGTCTTCCTCCCCTCTGTcaagataaatataaatgagtccaaattttgtgttttatattATCTGGTTAATTTACTGAATATTTTACacaaatttcatattattaggagttaatattattttattaaattataaaactttcttaaatttgataaagtttgaatatatttcaaaatgttTCGATATATCTTGCCACAGTTTTGAATACATCGTTCAACGTCTCGATATATCGTGTCTCTATTTAGGATATATCATTTAATGTCCTGATATATTGTGTATGTTTCAATACATCGCGTATATTCGATTAATACATCGCATAAAGTGATTTATTACATTTCAGTATCATGTACGGTGATGTATACGATTGATATATCGCGTAAAGTGATATATCTAAGAATAGGAGAGAGTaaaaagttttataattttgtaaaatggtaaaaatcttttaaaaaatattgataaaataagttatCTATTTAGTAATTTTTCCAATTTATATGTCATAACAAGTACCTTCGATGGAACTTATGTCATTAGATGCATAAGTTTAGTTTATAACTTTCTTTTGCTGGACtcttataataaaaagaaaatagatattttttcacttatttattttaccaaattaagagaatattattattttcatatgatattattcttataattaattattagtagGATGAGCAAGGGTAGAGTAACCTGGTCCTATGAGAGTTCCGTGGAATTCTGGAAGTAGCATAAGTAGGTATATAGTGATTGATTGAGTTGTTTAATGCtattttaaaagaacaaaaatgatCGATGAATGGAAATGGAGTACAATTGTTCGATTATATTGTACAAGAATAAGggttattcaaaattttaacaattATGAGGATCAAACGGTTATGTTacacaatgaatgaatgaatgaatgaatgaatgggaGAGAGTAGTGGATATGAGAATGAGGAGAGGGGTGCCCATATTCGAGAATCAATTTGGATTCATATAAGGGAAATCGACTACTGAAATCATCCATAGTTTGCGAAAACTTGTGGAAAGATATAGAGAAAGGAAGAAGGACCTACGTACATATTGTGTTCATTGCACGTTGAAAAGGTCTATGATAAAATACATAGGAGTGAACTCTAGAGGTGTTTGGAGGCTAAAGGTATCATGTTGATTTGTATCAGCGCGATAAAGGATGTGTTTGATGGAGCCAGATTCAGGTTAATTAGAACATTGGAAGGAGACTCGAAGCACTACCTAGTTGTCTTGGTGATGGGTGAGTTAGACACAATTTACTCATGAGGAGATTCCATGGTGAGTGTTATGTGTGGATGATACAATACTGATTAGTGAGAAATGAGACAAAGTTAATGTTAGATTGTAGGTTTGAAGAATTACTCTGGAGTCCAAATGGTTCAGGTTGAGCGGGACCAAAACAGAATATTTGAAGTGCAAATTCAGTGTTTTTTTAGCGATTGTGAAAGTAAGACTTGTCACACAAACAATTCCCAAGTAAAAAAGTTTTAAGTATCTTATATTTGTAATTCAGGATAGTGGGACATCGACGATGATATCACACATCATATTGGGGCATCACGAATGAAATGGAGGCTTACCTCTGGAATCTTAGATAAGAAGATGTCACCTAAACTTTAAGTTTAAGTTCTATAAGGTGATGGTTAAACCTTTTTTGTCGTATGGGGAGGAGTGTTGGTTAGTCAAGAGCTCAGATATTCAGAAGATGCATGTTGCAGAGATGTGGATGCTGAGATGGATGTGTGGGCACACTAGAAGCTACAAGATCAAGAATAAGGTTATCCATAAAAAGGTGGAAGTGTCCTTTGTGGCGAACAAGACGAGGGAAGCGAGAGACTAAGATAATCTAGACATGTGCAGAACAGGTGTGATGATGCTAAATTGAGGAGGTAAGAGGTTGGTAGTGGAGGTATGCAGAAAGTTAGAGGTAGGTCAAAAAAGTATTGGGAAGAGGTGATTAGATAGGACATGACGCACTTCATATTACCGTGATAGGAAGAAGCGAAGGTCGTGTATTAGGATAGAAGGCTAGTAGGGGTGGAGTGTTGTCTTTCCTCGTAAAGGCTTATGCTTGTTAGTGCATGTCGTAGCTAGTACTAGGTGTATCCTTGTAGTTTTTGTCATATGTTGTTATATTGTGTTTCGATTATCATATTAGTTGatgtttttattgtttctttcttGTAGACTTTACattgtttttcttattaacGGTTAtgatttcttcattattttcttctttctttactTGTATTTGATGCACTTGAGTTGTGAGTCTTTTAAAAACAGTTTCTCTACTTCCACGAGAAAATAG
Proteins encoded in this window:
- the LOC101251067 gene encoding NAC domain-containing protein 76 isoform X2; this encodes MMSGSTNGHLSVPPGFRFHPTDEELLYYYLRKKVSYEAIDLDVIREVDLNKLEPWDLKEICRIGSGPQNEWYFFSHKDKKYPTGTRTNRATTAGFWKATGRDKAIYLSNSKRIGMRKTLVFYTGRAPHGQKTDWIMHEYRLDDNNAEVEEEGWVVCRVFKKKNYARGFQHDIGEQDHEPQLSFTDPMKGGTSKQNIQQQLQTASSCYDNYQSSFDGSMHLPQLLSPDLTLPCPSLVPPPLSNHNLLRLTSTSAPNFNFPQQHDKFSGDWSFLDKLLASSNQAVVIQSQALTTDLVNPTNSQKYPIFNHHAFDHDIMKFSK
- the LOC101251067 gene encoding NAC domain-containing protein 76 isoform X1 — protein: MMSGSTNGHLSVPPGFRFHPTDEELLYYYLRKKVSYEAIDLDVIREVDLNKLEPWDLKEICRIGSGPQNEWYFFSHKDKKYPTGTRTNRATTAGFWKATGRDKAIYLSNSKRIGMRKTLVFYTGRAPHGQKTDWIMHEYRLDDNNAEVEPLQEEGWVVCRVFKKKNYARGFQHDIGEQDHEPQLSFTDPMKGGTSKQNIQQQLQTASSCYDNYQSSFDGSMHLPQLLSPDLTLPCPSLVPPPLSNHNLLRLTSTSAPNFNFPQQHDKFSGDWSFLDKLLASSNQAVVIQSQALTTDLVNPTNSQKYPIFNHHAFDHDIMKFSK